The Kordia sp. SMS9 DNA window AAACCATTGCTTTTCAATTGGCTCCGAATAACGATTCAGAAGATTTAGAGTTAGAATTAGTCGCTTGTAATATTCACAATGTAGGTCAAGATTTTAACAATAAATTTGTCACAGTTCCGCATCCATGGAAAAATATTTTGGATGTTGATAAAGAATCTATTTTAGAACTTCCCGATGGTTCGCTAAGTATAAAACCCGAAAATGGAATTTGTTCTATTGAAGTTTCGAAAGGTTTGGACGATAAAAAGTTAGAAGCATATTTGTCATATAAAGTTATTTTTAAAACAACAATTTCAATTAAGAACAGAAGTGGAAAAGAGATGTTGCGAACTTTTTATTTTGTAATAGATCCATTAATTAAAGTGACTTCGGGCGGAAAACGTGGAGGTTTTGGTATTCCTCCAGTTACTAAATATAAATAGGAATCTATGATTTTTCTCCAACGCACGCTCTTTTTTATCATTTTCTTATTTGGAAATAGTATCTGCTTGTCTCAAAATGCACAAAAAGTAGCAGATTTGATTGCGGATTTGGAAACGAAAAATTTGTCTAAAAAAGAGCGTGTACAGTTATTGGCTAGCATTGCATACAATCATCCCGAATTAGATCAGGCGATTTACTACGCAAAACAATCCTTAACAATTGCCAAAGAAATGAATGATTTGGTGTTGCAAGCAGAAGCATGGGAAGAAATTGGCGCGATTGAACAACGTTTGGGAAATAAAAATAATGCCTTAGAAAGTGCATTCAAGGCATTACAATTGTATGATTCTTTAAATTTAAAAGAAAAGCAAGCCGCTTCGTACGTGCAAATAGCCACACATCATATTTTAGAAACAGAGTATGATGTAGGAATTGATTATTTGAAAAAATCTCAAAAAATATATGAAGAAGTTGAAGATGATATAAATTTAACAAAGACGTTGATCAATTTAGGAGAAGCCTATTATTATTCAAACCAGCTTAACAACGCAGAAGAAACCAATACAAAAGCACTAGCATTAAGTACGTCACTCAAAGATAAATCGATCAGTGGATACGCTATCGGGAACATGGGAATGGTATATCGTGCACAAAATAGGTTATTACAAGCAAAACGCAATTTAGAAGAAGCTATTAACATTCTAAAACCTTTAGGAGATGCATATTCCGTATCAATATACATATCAGAATTAGGAAAAGTCTTTGAAAAAGAAGGCAATATTGCTTTGGCAGAAACACAATTTTTGTCTGCTTTTACCATGGTAGAAGAAGCTGGTTTAAAAGAACAAATTCGCGATTTTAGCAGTTTGCTTACCAATTTTTATGAAACACAAAACGATTATAAAAAAGCATTTGAATTTCAAAAAATATATCAACAATACCAAGATAGTTTGGTCAATAGAGAAAACATTCAAAAAAATGAACAAATCAAAGCTGATTATGAAGTTTCAAAGCGAGAGTCAGAAATTACACTTCTCAATATACTTAACTCCAATCAAAAAAAGTGGGTTTTAGGCTTGGTTGTTGGACTTTTCATATTGATTGCATTTGCGTATTTACTGTATCGTGTCAATCAAAAAGTAAAGAAAACAAACGAAATACTATCCGATCAAAAAGAATTGATTAGCAAGCGCGAACAGGAAAAAGCCTTATTGTTGCAAGAATTAAATCATCGCGTAAAAAACAATTTGCAAATGGTGGCAAGTCTGCTCAGTTTACAAAGTAGAGAATTGACAAATCACCCAGCGCAAGAAGCGATTTTGTCAGGAAAACACAGAGTAGAAGCCTTGTCATTAGTACATCGGAAATTGTACCAAGAAGGCGTAGATACCAAAATTCCACTCAAAGATTACATTCAAGAATTGGTATTGGGATTATTTGAAGGCTACAATGCAAAATTTGCTCCGAGTTTTTCTATTGCGGATATTAGTATTGGGATTGATGTGGCAATTCCGCTGGCATTAATCATCAACGAAATGGTCATTAACTCGCTTAAATATGCGTATGATGGAATTGAAGAACCTTTATTGAAAATCGTCATCATGCAAGAAACGACAGAAGATTTACACCTTCAAGTCATTGATAATGGTGTCGGATTTACAAATGCAGACAATGAAAAAACAAATTCCTTTGGCTTAAAATTGATTAGTTCGCTCATCGAACAATTGGAAGGCACCATGGAGCAAATCAACACGAAAGGAACACATTGGGAACTAAAAATTAAACTTTCGTAACTATAACAATTTAGAAAAAAGATATGACAACCACCATAAAAGTTTTAATTGTTGAAGATGAAATCATCTTGGCACACGATATTCGTCATCGGTTGCGAGATATGAACTATGAAGTTGTCGGAATTGCACCTTCGGTTGCAAAAGCAGTTACGATTTTAGAAGCAGAAACCGTTGATATTGTCATGATTGATATTATCTTAAAAGGCGATAAAGATGGCATTGAATTGGCTGAAATTATCAACGAAGCATATCAAATTCCGTTTATCTTTCTAACGTCTCATGCAGATGCTTCCTTAATTGAACGCGCCAAAAAAGTACGTCCGTATGCGTATATTTTAAAACCCTTTAACGATCGACAAGTAAAGATTGCTATTGAATTGGCGTTGATAAACTTTTCCAATCAAACACCAGGGAAAGATGTGTTTGAAGACAAGGAAACTATTTTAGAAGAATCGCAGGTATTGCAAATAAAAGACAGCTTATTCCTCAAAAAAAACCAACACTTTGTGCGTGTTCCGCTTACAGATATTCTATTCATAGAAGCTGACAATAACTACTGTACTGTACACACAAAATCTGAACGCTTTGTGTATGCCATGGTGATGAAAAAAATTGAACAGCAATTGCCAACTAGCAATTTCATGAGAACACATCGCAGTTATATTGTCAATATCTATCAAGTAAGTGGTTTTGAAGGAAACTTGTTATTTGTAGGAATGCATAAAATTCCTGTGAGCAAATCGCAAAAAGAACAAGTGTTCAAGCGTTTCAAAACGATTTAGAATAAGATGTACTACCTAAACAAAGAATCCATACTGGACTCGTTGGTCACAAATTCAAAAGTCGCCAAAAGGAGCACAAGGATTGCAATAAAGTAGCAAAGGTGTTTTGAGGAAAGTTTCATCTATAAAAAAGCTATTCCACCCGATTTGCATACGTTTCCAACGCTTTTCTAAGGATCTTTCCAGCTTCTTTGGTCGGTTCCCATGAAAAATCAATGTCACGAACTTTACAAAAACGTTCAAAATTTCCATACAAAACATCGTTGGCTCTTTGATCAAACTTTTCATTAGGGGCAAAATCAAAACTTTGCTTTAAAATCTTCCCATCTTTCAGATAATACGTAGTTTCATAATTTTGTGGTTTTCTCTTCAAAGCTACATCAATATAATTGGTGCTTTCTTCAATAACCACCACAATACTATCGTTTTCAGAAACTACTTTTTTAATTTTTGTTACCGAACTCATTTCTTTTGCCCAATCTTGATTTGCTAAAAGTTGTTCTTGACTTTTGACTTCTGCAAAATCATTTTTAAACAATTCCTGATACGTTGGTGTTGTTAATTCGCGCAATTTTTCAGTATCAAAACTATTTCTAGCGGTTACAAAAGATGTCACCATGGCAACACTTTCACCACTTTTTGAATTCGATTTGCTGTTTGTATTTGATTTCTTTTCTGAGCAAGAAATCATTGCAAAAACACTAAACACGACGATGAAAATAGACTTGAACTTCATAAATTAATTTTTAAAAATATGCGGTTTCTAAAGTAGAAAACTTTACAAACCTATGCTATAAAAAAGTGAACTATTTTTAGGATTTTATAGATTTTCCTATGAGAATAAAAAGAGTAATTGTCAGTTAGCGAGAATGTCTTTTTCTTGAATAAATTCTGCCACATCTTTCGCCCAAATTTGATATGCCAATTCTGACGGATGCACGCCATCGCTGAAAAAATCTTCGGGTGACGCATCTAAGTTCATACGATTGATCAACTCTTCATATTTCAATTCTTTAGCATTGTAGAAAACATTGTCATAATCTTTCACCACTTTTTCAAGTTCTTCTCCAAGCAGAATCACCAAA harbors:
- a CDS encoding sensor histidine kinase, with product MIFLQRTLFFIIFLFGNSICLSQNAQKVADLIADLETKNLSKKERVQLLASIAYNHPELDQAIYYAKQSLTIAKEMNDLVLQAEAWEEIGAIEQRLGNKNNALESAFKALQLYDSLNLKEKQAASYVQIATHHILETEYDVGIDYLKKSQKIYEEVEDDINLTKTLINLGEAYYYSNQLNNAEETNTKALALSTSLKDKSISGYAIGNMGMVYRAQNRLLQAKRNLEEAINILKPLGDAYSVSIYISELGKVFEKEGNIALAETQFLSAFTMVEEAGLKEQIRDFSSLLTNFYETQNDYKKAFEFQKIYQQYQDSLVNRENIQKNEQIKADYEVSKRESEITLLNILNSNQKKWVLGLVVGLFILIAFAYLLYRVNQKVKKTNEILSDQKELISKREQEKALLLQELNHRVKNNLQMVASLLSLQSRELTNHPAQEAILSGKHRVEALSLVHRKLYQEGVDTKIPLKDYIQELVLGLFEGYNAKFAPSFSIADISIGIDVAIPLALIINEMVINSLKYAYDGIEEPLLKIVIMQETTEDLHLQVIDNGVGFTNADNEKTNSFGLKLISSLIEQLEGTMEQINTKGTHWELKIKLS
- a CDS encoding LytTR family DNA-binding domain-containing protein, producing MTTTIKVLIVEDEIILAHDIRHRLRDMNYEVVGIAPSVAKAVTILEAETVDIVMIDIILKGDKDGIELAEIINEAYQIPFIFLTSHADASLIERAKKVRPYAYILKPFNDRQVKIAIELALINFSNQTPGKDVFEDKETILEESQVLQIKDSLFLKKNQHFVRVPLTDILFIEADNNYCTVHTKSERFVYAMVMKKIEQQLPTSNFMRTHRSYIVNIYQVSGFEGNLLFVGMHKIPVSKSQKEQVFKRFKTI